One Scomber scombrus chromosome 1, fScoSco1.1, whole genome shotgun sequence DNA segment encodes these proteins:
- the LOC133980634 gene encoding angiogenin-like encodes MAGLRILLILVAFLLLGHQTNAKNEAPCQRSKWNNGFNTFVKRHIRSGTPNSVDNNEWENYIKNNGGCDRPTQSFLHPDELEKVKAVCTNKGGKVYKENLCISKQPFSFITVRSEPGTCGIKKITKETKHLILACEVLENQCLPVHFEGNSNSLKPSNNARGCQDPEERGHAPSLKMTWLWLLSVLLLIFYGY; translated from the coding sequence ATGGCTGGTCTCAGGATTCTTCTCATTCTTGTTGCCTTTCTCCTACTGGGTCATCAGACAAATGCTAAGAACGAAGCTCCCTGTCAGCGCTCAAAATGGAATAATGGCTTTAACACCTTTGTCAAGCGCCACATCCGCTCTGGTACTCCTAACTCTGTCGATAATAATGAATGGGAGAACTACATCAAGAACAACGGGGGTTGTGACAGACCCACAcagtccttcctccatccagaTGAACTGGAAAAGGTAAAGGCAGTCTGCACCAATAAAGGTGGGAAGGTGTACAAGGAGAACCTGTGCATCAGCAAGCAGCCCTTCAGTTTCATCACAGTGAGGAGTGAGCCGGGGACATGTGGGATCAAGAAAATCACTAAGGAAACTAAACATCTGATCTTGGCCTGTGAGGTGCTTGAAAACCAGTGTCTGCCCGTCCATTTCGAGGGAAACTCAAATAGTTTGAAGCCAAGTAACAACGCCAGAGGCTGCCAAGACCCAGAAGAACGAGGCCATGCTCCCAGCTTAAAAATGACATGGCTCTGGTTGTTGtctgttcttcttcttattttttatggctattaa